DNA from Pelodiscus sinensis isolate JC-2024 chromosome 1, ASM4963464v1, whole genome shotgun sequence:
GGGAAGAGGGTAGGAGCACATGAATCTGGGCACATGGTGGGGGGCTGTaggctgggaggtggaggggggctcagggcagcgggtgGAGTTGAATGAGTTCCAGCAGGGGATTTGGTGGGTGGGGAGCTCAGGAAAGGGGGTAGCCATGCAGCGGGCTGGGAGAtgtgtgggggggtcagggcaggggatgtggTTGATGAAGCTAGGGTGGGTTGGGGTCTCAGGGCAGGCGAGTGGATAGGGGggtcagggaagggagaggaggggcaggaataAGGGCAAGGGGTAGAGGGCTCATGGCAGAGGGTAGAGGAGTCACAACAAGCGGGTTTGAGGAAAGGGGTCTGGCCCCGGCTGCCAGCTCATCCCATGGAGAGCCAGGGATCCGCTGCCCAGCCATGGTCGACAGCTCctctggtgggggctggggctacACTGTGGGGCCCAACTGGAGGTAAAATGAAAGGCACCAGCTCCAGCTCTTGACTCTCACCTCAGTGTGGCCACCCCTCtttggtcactctgcagtgccCGACCTGCGGAGCATATGTGGTCCTCCCGTtagcccctccctttccgtgtTGTGGAAAACAGTGAGATTCCGGGTACATCCCATTgtgtggcacaaccaaaccctgacctgaaATTTCTGAATGTCTTTTTGCCCCCACCAAATAGCAGGAAGACTCCCAACATGGGACTGGTTCTTCCCCTTATTCAGAtattggggtgtgtggggatagatagatagatagatagatagatagatagatagatagatagatagatagatagatagatagatagatagatagatagatagatagatagatagatagatagatagatagatagatatgggaCTGATCTTTCCCCTTGTTCAGATACAGCTGTTTCCCACAGGCATCTTGGGCAGTACCCAGAATTATTTGTatgcctggcagctgccctattgtttggtttcacATCTTTATACCACTTTTGCCACAGGCGGAATCCCTTGTGTTCAGCTTTACTCACTCAGTGGAAAAGAACAGCATCCAGAATGGATCCGGGCACCAGGTAACTGGGCCAcatgtcttggcaggaccaatcaTTGTCCAGATGTACAACATAAAACTGGACTATTCACAGATCTTTGACTTGAGTACCATGCTATTAAGTTCCTGAGTACAATGAATGGCCCTCACAGAGCACGTCTAGATTAGCAAAGGCATTTATACTTCATAGTTCTAACTTCCGATAGAGGGATGATACATGCGCACAAATGGAATATGCACATTCAGCAGAGTGTCACTTTTCTAACGATATGTGACAAGAGGCGTTTTGCATAAAGCACATTTGAGTTAGGTCACATTCGTAAATGTCTTTCCATAGAGAGCTTGCAGAGCCACACTCCCCATGAACTGTCAGGTGTCCGTGGGAAAGGCTTGATTAGCAAAGTACCTCTGTGGCAGTTGGGCAATTTCTCTGTCTCAGGATTCTGGAGATGTTCACGTCTCAGGGGAGCAATTCCAGTTAGTGGTCAGAGCCACGGTGTGGGGGGGTCAGGACCCCTCatttccattcccagctctgccaccatcTCACTTGGGGCCTGGGGTACATCACTCTACCTCTgcctggctcactctgtccatGACGTGTGGTAACTGCCCAGGGTTCTAGCGACAGAGATCCCAGACGTGGTGACTAAAAGTGCAGTATGCGGCACATTTTATACTCAGCTTCACTTCTGAGCTTCAACCCCTGGGCAGTGAGTGCCCTGGAGCTCCAGAGAAGGTGCCGTTTACACATGTAAATCGCCGGTTAACACAAGCAGTCCCATTTGTCTGCCCAGGATCCCGCCTAACACAAGAGCCATTCCTTCCAGCGCACTCACTCGTGCACCGAGCCAGACAGCGGatcccgcaccctgcccccaagGCCTGGCTCAGAGAAAAGGGCTCCAGGCCCACACCTTGTATGGGGATCTTGCCTCctaccagccccagccaggaagaGCAGAAAGGAACTGAGAGCTGAAGGCAAACAACAGTCTCTTCCCTCGTGAATGTGCAGCTCAGAATCTGGGCCCACAAGGCGTCTGATGCACAACCATGTTCGACGGCCACACAACACTGCTCCCAACCCCCAGATACATTTCTACAGCTTCTGGGCTTTGCTCtccactccccactccctgctAATCCCAGACCtaaccccccttccctcacagcaggCTTCTCATTAGGCTACAGTTGCTTTTGTCCCAACCCTGGACCAGAGGAAGCCCAATTCTGGGAAAGATGTGAGGTTGAGATGATCTTCAGAGTGATGGTGCAGGGGAGGATACTGGTGCAGGGGAGGACTGTGGCTTGGAAAAATAGGTGGAGAAATGGTGGAacctggagggaagagaaaatgTTGGGCCTAAGGGCTTCAGCTGCTAGGAGATGTGGGCACCTTAGGAGTTCATGAGGTTGTCAGGCTGACAGTGGTCAGGAAAGGATGTAATGTCTGCTTGGTCAGTTAGGGATACAGGGAAGAGGACCCATCACCATGTCACCTGTCAACTCTCCATGGAGCTCGGACAGAGAGCCAAAGCACCTGGAGAATTTTAAGGCCCGTTATGAgtaaaaagccagagcagcctGCCCCTGATTTGTCTGATactcaccccgtagatgatggggttcagcatgggggggAGCACGAGGTACATGTTGGAAGTGAGAACTTGGAAATACAGGGGCACATACTGGCCGAACTGGTgcgtgaggaaggagaagagacgtgggatgtaaaaggctaagaTGGCGCAGAGGTGGGAGCCGCACGTCCCAAAGGTCTTGAGCCGGATTTTCTTTGTGGGGAGGTTGAGAATGGCCCTCAGGATCTGGATGTAGGACACGGTGATAAAAGCCACATCCAGGCCAGTCACAAAGAAAACCACAAAGAGGCCGTAGGAAATACTGATGCTGATGTCGgtgcaggccagcttcaccacggccAAGTGCTCGCAGTACGTGTTGGGGACGATATTGCTTCTGCAATAAGGCCACTGCCTGGCCAGTAGGATAGAGGGCAGCACGATTATACAGCCACACAGCAACATGGCCAGGCAGATCTTGGCCACCACAgtgtttgtcaggatggtggaatgtctcaggggatggcagatggccacatagcgatcaaatgccatggccacgaagatcccagactcaACCATGAAGAAGCCATGAATAaagtacatctgggtgaggcaggcattgaatttgatctccctggaattgaaccagaagatgctcagtgaTTTGGGCAGGATGGACGTGGAGAGGACCAGGTcggtgatggccagcatgcagaggaaatagtacatgggctcatggaggctcggctctgtCTTCACGACATATAGGATGATGATGTTCCCCAGGAGAACTATGGTGTAtgtgatgcagaaggggatggagatccagacgtgCTCcgtctccaggccaggaatgcccagcaggatgaaggtggaggggttgatGAAATTGGTTGTGTTGGAATCAGACATCGGGTAAGGGATACGCCGTCCCTCTCTGAAGTGGAACAGTGTCTCCTGCATGTGTCATAAGTTTTGCTGACTTCCAGTATGTGCCCTGGTTCTTGGCTGATGGTCGCAGTGCAGATGCCTGAATGGAGAGACAATGTTAACATGAGACACGACATGCGCTACTGGTGGCTGTTCCCATGAATTACGCAGAGGGGTCACTCTCCACATAGAGGGGAATTATATTTCCATTATTCAGAGTATTAGATTATTAAGAGTTGACCGTTGTTACGCCTGCCCCATGTGAGATGTTGCTCCATGCAAGAGTAATTTCCACAAGTCATGGGGTGGGAAACCCTAAGAGTCACCAGCAGGAAACACAAGTGTGGATACTGATTATCTCTCTTTGTTCCTGAATGCAAGGAAAGCCAGGATGCAGAGTCCATACTGTTGGGAGTCCTTCATTCACCGTTTGCTCAAAATCCGAGCCTGGAAAAAATCCAAACCTTTGCCATGACATGTGCCAGGAGGGAAAATCCCAACTAGGACACACCTGAGGAAAAGGACAAGAGGTTCATTGGTGGCAGCTCCACAGAAACACCAGGCCATGTGCTGCAGTGGGTAGAGAAGAAGATACACATGGGCTGGAGAAGCCCACTTACGGGGCATACGCTCAGGTGTGGTCGCCCACACACTAGAGGAGACAGCAAGGGGGTTTCTGAGGCAGGTGGTGAGACTGTGGGAGGCCCCATGTGCAGAAAAACAAGGTTTCTGGGGCAACTGGTGAGGAAGGACCCACGGGGGCACCGTCcacttgacccccccccccacatgacTCCTTCATGCCACCGCCAGCATGGTGGAGGGCCGGGAAAACCCCCACTCTACCCTAGGCTCCgcctctcccagcctctgccctgccctttccCTGCATCTTCCCCGCACTTGCTCCGCCCCGGTCTcacctccttctcctctgcccctctGGCGATGCTACTCATCAGACTCCCAGGGATGTGGGGCCAGCATCTGGGGGTGCcccccctgcacttcccagccatGGTGGGGGCTGTGAAAGGGGATCCACACTCCGCTTCCCTAGCTACCGGGCGCATTACTCCACCTCCCTCCatcgctgccagtgagtgcaggggtccTGATCCCCAACGGCCCTCTGGGGTCACATGACTCTTTGCCCCCTCCAAGCAGCCTGCTGATGGGGGCCGGTCATACATTAGGGAAAACTAAAAATATGTCATTGATTACCCTTACACGTTGAGACAGAGATCCACTCCCTTCCGGTAATATCTATAGATACGTTGTGCTTCAAAAGGGCCAGTACCACCAAAAATCCAGCATATTACCAGGAAAAATGATCAGGAGGAGAAATGTAACCAGAAAAGTGGGAACCAAACTGTGAGATTCTGTGAGAATAGTTCATGAGGTTGTTAATAAACCGACAGTCCCAGAGGCAACGCAAGTGAAGAAGTTTGGAGAAAACCCCTCAGTGACAGAGGGCAGGCAGcagtgagtgggggaaggggaagttttGTATCCACTGGGGGTGTCGGAACACACATTGCCAGCCCTGCAAACCGGAAGTCAATGGGCAATGGTAAAGACAGGAGGGAACACACTGTGCTTGGCAGGGCTAAGAATCAGAAATGGGAGTTATTATGTATTTTAAGAAGAAAAGAAATCCCCAGAAACATACAGGCCAATGACTAGAGGGAGAAAGGGATCTTGTTTTTGTCACAGAACATTAATTTTTGCAGTGGGAAAGATGCAGGTTGAGGCATTCATagaacaccagggctgtgtctagactacatgcctctgtcggcagaggcatgtagattagacagataggcaaaggcaaatgaagccgcgatttaaatgatcacggcttcatttacatttacatggctgccgcactgagccgacaaacagctgatcagctgtttgtcggcttgtgcgctagtctggatgttccccctgtcgacatctaagccctttgtcggcagccccgtttttcctcatggaatgaggtttaccggggctgccgacaaagggctttgatgtcgacagggggaacatccagactagcccacaagccgacaaacagctgatcagctgtttgtcggctcagcgcggcagccacgtaaacgtaaatgaagccgcgatcatttaaatcatggcttcatttgcctttgctgaacaaacaaatctacatgcctctgccgacagaggcatgtagtttagacgtaccccaggtgATGAAACCTTCTCCTGGCCTTTAGCAGAAGGAGGATGTTAAACCGTATCGAGAGTAGAACCGTAGAGTTACAAGCAGACAAGTTATGAATTAGCTGATTAACCACACACCTCATCAGAAGCAGTGTATGCAGTCAGGTAGCAAGAGCGACTCACCCTCCATCCACCtgcaaaaaaagagagaaacaaataCAGGGCAGTTCAATGTTAtgcatgtgggctgtgtctagactggccagtttttctggaaaatcagccgcttttccggaaaaacttgccagctgtctacactggccacttgattttccaCAAacgcactgacgatctactgtctgaaatcagtgcttcttgcggaaatcctatgctgctcccgttcgggcaaaagtcctttttgtgcaaagcttttgtgcaaaagggccagtgtagacagctcagatttgttttgtgcaaaaaagccccgatggcgaaaatggtgatcggagcttttttgcacaaaagcgcatctagactggcacggatgcttttccgcaaaaagtgcttttgcggaaaagcatccatgccaatctaaacgc
Protein-coding regions in this window:
- the LOC142831000 gene encoding olfactory receptor 52E2-like; this encodes MSDSNTTNFINPSTFILLGIPGLETEHVWISIPFCITYTIVLLGNIIILYVVKTEPSLHEPMYYFLCMLAITDLVLSTSILPKSLSIFWFNSREIKFNACLTQMYFIHGFFMVESGIFVAMAFDRYVAICHPLRHSTILTNTVVAKICLAMLLCGCIIVLPSILLARQWPYCRSNIVPNTYCEHLAVVKLACTDISISISYGLFVVFFVTGLDVAFITVSYIQILRAILNLPTKKIRLKTFGTCGSHLCAILAFYIPRLFSFLTHQFGQYVPLYFQVLTSNMYLVLPPMLNPIIYGALVLRPSS